One part of the Pecten maximus chromosome 1, xPecMax1.1, whole genome shotgun sequence genome encodes these proteins:
- the LOC117324399 gene encoding uncharacterized protein LOC117324399 produces MQCGNIEDNLIIADSSSDSNASLSDDNLERAYNSSLKEGSSLPLLKEELRLKIQHGRLESGREELVVAQSPPKPDILTLAEVLKKNRRRYQNRQSADRSRHRGREYEKQLIKTIDAQEKRKADLEQLRDRLMATKKMLTEMLAQHSKCSISIGRDLKAQKYKSLLDSDRRK; encoded by the exons ATGCAATGTGGAAATATCGAGGATAATTTGATAATAGCAGATAGTTCTAGCGATTCCAACGCATCTCTTTCGGACGATAATTTAGAGAGGGCGTACAACAGCTCACTAAAAGAAGGAAGCAGCTTACCTTTACTGAAGGAAGAACTGCGTCTCAAGATACAACACGGACGGCTGGAAAGTGGTCGGGAGGAACTCGTAGTAGCACAAAGTCCACCAAAACCTGACATT TTGACGTTAGCAGAAGTATTAAAGAAGAATCGCCGACGTTACCAAAATCGCCAGTCAGCGGATCGGTCGAGACACCGTGGAAGAGAATACGAAAAACAACTTATAAAG ACAATTGACGCCCAGGAAAAGCGCAAGGCCGACTTGGAGCAACTTAGAGACCGCCTAATGGCAACAAAGAAGATGCTTACAGAGATGTTAGCTCAACATTCTAAATGTTCCATAAGTATTGGTAGAGATTTGAAGGCGCAGAAATATAAATCTCTTCTGGACTCCGATCGGCGTAAATAG